Proteins encoded by one window of Synechococcus sp. WH 7805:
- a CDS encoding nitrate reductase associated protein has protein sequence MRRQLDQSRHCYAFEQDFIGSWRCIPLCVRRKLDLAGVKLKLSHWLAMSQEQRQALVDWNDGAQELTRMRDHLRVCTAAMADGVVKDLPPCTQEPWQQSDALPESLLEAARTRQVQLSLHHWRDLCELDRFALCKLARPGHDHHNLDAAFNEVLG, from the coding sequence ATGCGCCGGCAACTTGATCAGTCGCGGCATTGTTATGCCTTTGAACAGGATTTCATTGGTTCTTGGCGCTGCATTCCTCTGTGTGTCCGCCGCAAACTCGATCTGGCCGGCGTCAAGCTCAAGCTCAGCCACTGGCTTGCGATGTCTCAGGAGCAACGCCAGGCGTTGGTGGATTGGAACGATGGGGCCCAAGAGCTGACGCGGATGCGCGATCACTTGCGCGTCTGCACCGCTGCCATGGCTGATGGGGTTGTGAAGGATCTCCCGCCATGCACGCAGGAACCCTGGCAGCAATCAGATGCTTTGCCTGAGTCTCTCCTGGAGGCTGCGAGGACGCGGCAGGTTCAACTGTCACTGCATCACTGGAGGGATCTCTGCGAATTGGACCGTTTTGCGCTCTGCAAGTTGGCGCGGCCCGGCCACGATCACCACAATCTGGACGCCGCATTCAACGAAGTGCTGGGGTGA
- a CDS encoding anthranilate phosphoribosyltransferase family protein — MTSTVPSGRERFKQHLRKVGSGEHTSKGMSREEAADALELMLYQEATPAQIGAFLIAHRIRRPEPQELTGMLDTYRKLGPVLHSAPGQRSPLCFGMPYDGRTRTAPIYPLTTLVLLSCNQPVVLQGGERMPIKYGITAIELFRSLGLDLRGLPLETVQDGLHNQGFALIHQPDHFAIAESLISYRDELGKRPPVASLELLWTAHQGDHRLISGFVHPPTESRAWEALKLAGETDLFTVKGLEGGTDLPIGRACITARVHGDKTERLILHPRDHGCHATDVEWTDLTTWQAQAMDALQNRGPLRDSLRWNAGVYLWFAGLSDCLETALDMATTVMDKGQALQQLDQLCSCLSIR, encoded by the coding sequence GTGACAAGCACTGTTCCCAGTGGTCGTGAACGGTTTAAGCAACACCTTCGCAAAGTTGGGAGCGGTGAACATACCAGCAAGGGCATGAGCCGCGAAGAAGCGGCTGATGCCCTTGAACTCATGCTGTACCAGGAGGCAACACCGGCCCAAATCGGTGCTTTCTTAATTGCACATCGAATCCGCCGTCCCGAGCCCCAGGAACTCACTGGAATGCTCGATACATACCGGAAACTTGGTCCGGTTCTGCACAGTGCCCCGGGACAACGATCGCCTTTGTGCTTCGGCATGCCCTATGACGGGCGCACTCGGACAGCACCGATTTATCCCCTCACCACCCTCGTGTTGCTGAGCTGCAACCAGCCTGTGGTGCTTCAAGGCGGTGAGCGCATGCCGATCAAGTACGGCATCACGGCGATCGAGCTGTTTCGAAGCCTCGGGCTCGATCTGCGGGGACTGCCGCTGGAGACTGTTCAGGACGGCTTGCATAACCAAGGGTTTGCCTTGATCCACCAGCCCGATCACTTTGCCATCGCCGAGAGTTTGATCAGTTACAGGGATGAACTGGGCAAACGCCCCCCAGTGGCGAGTCTCGAACTGCTCTGGACCGCCCATCAAGGCGATCATCGTCTGATCAGTGGATTCGTCCACCCCCCCACCGAAAGCCGGGCATGGGAGGCACTAAAACTGGCCGGTGAAACGGATCTCTTCACCGTGAAAGGGTTGGAAGGTGGCACCGATCTGCCCATTGGACGGGCCTGCATCACTGCCCGGGTGCATGGGGACAAAACAGAACGATTGATCCTGCATCCAAGGGATCACGGCTGTCATGCCACCGATGTCGAGTGGACTGACCTCACCACCTGGCAGGCCCAGGCCATGGACGCATTGCAAAACCGCGGACCACTTCGAGACTCTCTGCGCTGGAACGCCGGTGTTTATCTCTGGTTTGCTGGCCTCAGCGATTGTCTGGAAACGGCTTTGGACATGGCCACGACCGTGATGGATAAGGGCCAAGCCCTGCAGCAACTGGATCAGCTGTGCAGCTGCCTTTCCATCCGGTAA
- a CDS encoding molybdenum cofactor biosynthesis protein MoaE, producing the protein MDIPCDAVHVAIYAQPFSGTDQLHGWLQRAASAAAATAVFMGHVRPETMDGAPLEALELSHYPGLCERLLVSLAQQQLRDHGAQSALVLHRVGRLSPGELIVLVAVSGDRRGPVQRCCSDLLESLKHKAPFWKREWSGGVGTWLAANTPL; encoded by the coding sequence ATGGACATTCCATGCGATGCAGTGCATGTCGCCATTTATGCCCAACCGTTTTCCGGAACGGATCAGCTGCATGGCTGGCTTCAACGCGCAGCCTCAGCCGCTGCGGCCACGGCCGTGTTCATGGGGCATGTACGGCCTGAAACCATGGACGGTGCTCCGCTAGAGGCTCTGGAACTCAGCCACTACCCAGGCTTGTGCGAGCGCCTGCTGGTGAGCCTGGCCCAACAACAACTGCGCGATCACGGCGCACAGTCCGCCCTGGTGTTGCATCGAGTCGGCCGGCTGTCCCCGGGCGAGCTGATCGTGTTGGTGGCTGTCAGTGGAGATCGTCGGGGACCGGTGCAACGCTGCTGCTCTGACTTGCTCGAGTCGTTGAAACACAAGGCACCGTTTTGGAAACGGGAGTGGAGTGGTGGTGTTGGCACATGGCTTGCGGCGAATACTCCGCTCTGA
- a CDS encoding ferredoxin--nitrite reductase, whose product MTISSPSRPYLDGKKLNKIEQNKAAKDGLLVGPEIEKFAEIGWEQVDETDLQLRLKWYGMFWRPKTPGQFMLRLRVPNGVLSAQQLRVVASIVERYGESGSCDITTRQNLQLRGVLLNDLPEILKRLKEAGLSSIQSGFDNPRNVTGNPLAGIDPNEIVDTRPYTTELQNFLTNSCQGNPDYSNLPRKWNTAVAGAKDNFLLHNDIVFHPVERDGEMGFGVWVGGILSSQMNAYAIPLNAWVRPDEICRITDAVISLWRDNGERDKRPRGRFRFYLDALGIDAFRSKVETLFGPLTPDPGSVFATTPRSHYGIHPQKQEGLSFAGLHVPVGRLTAQDLQDFAAASLEYGSGEVRLTEDQNVIMVGLPDGAIPAFKADPLLQRFPLEPGSIAAGTVSCTGNTYCSFGLTNTKDQALKIAQELDQELNLSEEVKIHWTGCPNTCGQAFMGAIGLTGTKAKNSDGVMGEGYMLTTGGSQGENPTVGEVKQKAIPADQIKTVLKNLLVEQFGATAKS is encoded by the coding sequence ATGACGATCAGCTCTCCCTCTAGACCCTATCTGGACGGCAAGAAGCTCAATAAGATCGAGCAGAACAAGGCAGCAAAAGACGGTCTTTTAGTGGGACCTGAGATCGAAAAATTTGCCGAAATTGGTTGGGAACAGGTTGACGAAACGGACCTCCAACTGCGCCTGAAATGGTATGGAATGTTTTGGCGTCCCAAAACCCCTGGGCAGTTCATGCTGCGCCTGAGAGTTCCAAATGGTGTTCTCTCAGCCCAACAGCTTCGTGTCGTCGCATCCATCGTTGAGCGCTACGGCGAAAGCGGCAGTTGCGACATCACAACGCGTCAGAATTTGCAACTTCGCGGAGTATTGCTCAATGACTTGCCCGAAATCCTGAAACGTCTGAAGGAAGCAGGACTCAGCTCGATCCAATCAGGTTTTGACAACCCCCGCAATGTCACCGGAAACCCTCTCGCTGGAATCGATCCCAATGAGATTGTCGACACCCGTCCATACACCACTGAACTTCAGAACTTCCTAACCAACAGCTGTCAAGGCAATCCCGACTATTCCAACTTGCCGCGTAAATGGAATACAGCCGTCGCAGGCGCCAAAGATAATTTTCTCCTCCATAACGACATTGTCTTCCATCCTGTCGAGCGGGATGGCGAGATGGGCTTCGGCGTCTGGGTCGGTGGCATCCTTTCATCGCAAATGAACGCCTACGCCATACCCTTGAATGCCTGGGTGAGGCCGGACGAAATCTGCCGCATCACCGATGCTGTGATTTCACTCTGGAGAGACAACGGTGAACGGGATAAACGTCCTAGAGGTCGCTTCCGCTTCTACTTGGATGCACTGGGAATTGACGCCTTCCGATCGAAAGTCGAAACACTGTTTGGACCTTTAACCCCGGATCCAGGTTCCGTTTTTGCCACCACGCCCCGTTCTCATTACGGAATCCATCCCCAGAAACAGGAAGGATTGTCGTTTGCAGGCCTTCATGTCCCAGTGGGTCGCCTAACGGCTCAGGATCTGCAGGACTTCGCCGCTGCAAGCCTTGAGTACGGCAGTGGAGAAGTGCGGCTCACCGAAGATCAGAACGTGATCATGGTGGGCCTGCCTGATGGGGCCATTCCAGCGTTCAAAGCTGATCCTTTACTGCAACGGTTTCCATTAGAGCCAGGGTCCATTGCAGCGGGAACGGTGTCCTGCACAGGAAACACCTACTGCAGTTTTGGCCTGACCAACACCAAAGACCAGGCCCTAAAGATCGCCCAAGAGCTTGACCAGGAGCTCAACCTTTCTGAAGAAGTGAAGATCCACTGGACAGGGTGTCCAAACACCTGTGGTCAGGCCTTCATGGGCGCCATCGGACTCACCGGAACCAAAGCCAAAAACAGCGACGGTGTGATGGGTGAGGGTTACATGCTCACCACTGGTGGATCCCAAGGGGAAAATCCAACAGTGGGTGAAGTGAAACAGAAAGCGATTCCTGCCGACCAAATCAAAACTGTTTTGAAAAATCTTCTGGTCGAGCAATTCGGAGCAACAGCCAAAAGCTGA
- the glp gene encoding gephyrin-like molybdotransferase Glp, whose amino-acid sequence MATGSAEPYGREGLPLDEARQRILDALRASRTRLTPVTSEVVPLQDALGRVIADAVLAPADVPGFRASIMDGYALGQDCQPNAEDSWRVVGRSAPADPYQQTLHPGEAIRILTGAPLPQAAAWVLPQELVANQNSTIRLIREASSNPWIRPADEECSQGSLLLAPGERLGVADIGRASSCGISHVNVHRRPQIGVLVTGDELVPPGEERSNGAIWESNSTLIRGMLERLGYPAVECRLVADECHLLKQAILDLAASCDVIVSTGGVSAGDSDWIRPLMQELGQVEFWKLFLKPGRPFAFGWVGDAVPLFGLPGNPVAATITALQLLWPALQILEGQQNPELLPRVLVHLATPYRRKPGRPELARASLDCSPDGQLLARIDGSQASSRIGSLQNADLLVEIPADSGPLETGQRLWAQLLRRRIL is encoded by the coding sequence ATGGCCACTGGAAGCGCTGAACCCTATGGCCGTGAAGGCCTTCCACTCGACGAAGCACGCCAACGGATTTTGGATGCACTGAGAGCCAGCCGAACCCGGCTGACACCAGTCACTTCCGAGGTAGTGCCTCTCCAAGACGCTCTAGGCAGGGTGATTGCCGACGCTGTCCTTGCTCCGGCCGATGTGCCTGGGTTTCGCGCGTCGATCATGGACGGGTATGCCTTGGGCCAAGACTGCCAACCCAACGCCGAAGACAGCTGGAGGGTGGTAGGGCGCTCGGCGCCTGCTGATCCCTACCAGCAAACGTTGCATCCCGGCGAAGCGATCCGGATCCTCACGGGGGCGCCGCTTCCGCAAGCAGCTGCATGGGTTCTTCCCCAGGAATTGGTTGCCAATCAGAACAGCACCATCCGCCTGATCAGGGAGGCATCGTCCAACCCGTGGATCAGACCCGCAGACGAGGAATGCAGCCAGGGTTCCCTGCTCCTTGCCCCTGGGGAACGGCTCGGTGTGGCCGACATTGGACGTGCCTCGAGTTGCGGCATCTCCCACGTGAACGTGCATCGACGACCTCAGATCGGCGTTCTGGTCACGGGCGATGAGCTGGTTCCACCAGGGGAGGAACGCAGCAACGGAGCGATCTGGGAGAGCAACAGCACGCTGATCCGAGGCATGCTTGAACGTCTCGGCTACCCAGCGGTGGAGTGCCGGCTGGTCGCCGATGAATGCCACCTTCTCAAACAAGCCATCCTGGATCTGGCCGCGAGCTGCGACGTGATCGTGAGCACCGGTGGCGTCTCGGCAGGAGACAGTGACTGGATCCGACCTCTGATGCAGGAACTTGGCCAGGTGGAGTTCTGGAAACTCTTTCTGAAGCCAGGACGCCCTTTCGCCTTCGGTTGGGTCGGCGATGCAGTGCCATTGTTCGGCTTGCCGGGTAACCCTGTCGCAGCAACCATCACCGCTCTGCAGCTGCTCTGGCCAGCCCTGCAAATCCTTGAAGGTCAGCAGAATCCTGAACTGTTGCCCAGGGTGCTCGTGCACTTGGCCACGCCCTACCGGCGCAAACCCGGACGACCGGAACTGGCTCGGGCCTCACTGGACTGCAGCCCAGATGGACAACTGCTCGCCCGCATCGATGGGTCCCAAGCCTCTTCGCGCATTGGATCTCTGCAGAACGCGGATCTCCTCGTGGAAATTCCCGCGGACTCGGGCCCATTAGAGACCGGTCAACGGTTATGGGCCCAACTGCTGCGGCGACGAATTCTTTGA
- a CDS encoding DNA mismatch repair protein MutS, giving the protein MHSRRQAPVELEVLTGAPTPARSDESLWLVPMLLWPGSHARIDVPMIRTRLRTEGQNVTLLPFLGAWTSWWTLVARALQLHPSTGVLIHHPLRPGLADRFLAQLSVRLGRPLVSFDQWPEYERQHPDAQPLTLALAPNRMTESLGEAGEWPPLLDHPLIRQGLIDLLVSLP; this is encoded by the coding sequence GTGCACTCGCGTCGTCAGGCACCTGTCGAGCTTGAGGTCCTCACCGGGGCTCCAACCCCCGCCCGATCAGACGAGTCCCTCTGGCTTGTGCCGATGCTGCTCTGGCCTGGTTCGCATGCGCGTATTGATGTTCCGATGATCCGCACTCGCCTCCGGACGGAGGGCCAGAACGTCACACTCCTGCCGTTTCTGGGTGCGTGGACCAGCTGGTGGACCTTGGTGGCTCGTGCGCTTCAACTGCATCCATCAACGGGTGTGTTGATTCATCACCCACTCCGCCCAGGCTTGGCTGACCGCTTCTTGGCCCAGCTATCGGTCCGTTTGGGACGTCCACTGGTGTCGTTTGATCAATGGCCCGAGTATGAACGGCAGCACCCAGATGCTCAGCCGCTCACCCTGGCGCTGGCTCCAAACCGGATGACGGAGTCCCTGGGGGAGGCTGGAGAATGGCCCCCTCTGCTGGACCATCCCCTGATCCGTCAGGGCCTGATCGATTTGCTTGTTTCCCTGCCGTGA
- the cynS gene encoding cyanase, translating to MTSSTLTTASLSAPSPSTVTASLMAAKKAKGMSFADLGSALGLDEVWVASLFYGQATASPEEAEKLSSLLSLDPAITAAIQEFPTKGSLEPVIPTDPLIYRFYEIMQVYGMPLKDVIQEKFGDGIMSAIDFTLEVDKVEDPKGDRVKITMCGKFLPYKKW from the coding sequence ATGACCTCCTCCACACTGACGACTGCATCTCTTTCTGCGCCTTCGCCGAGCACTGTCACAGCCAGTTTGATGGCAGCAAAGAAAGCCAAAGGCATGAGCTTCGCTGACCTGGGATCCGCGCTCGGGCTTGATGAAGTTTGGGTGGCTTCTTTGTTTTACGGACAAGCCACCGCATCACCAGAGGAGGCTGAAAAGCTGTCGTCACTGCTCTCTTTGGATCCTGCAATCACAGCGGCAATCCAGGAGTTTCCCACGAAAGGCAGTCTGGAGCCGGTGATTCCCACCGATCCGCTGATCTATCGCTTCTACGAAATCATGCAGGTGTATGGAATGCCGCTGAAGGATGTGATTCAGGAAAAATTCGGTGATGGCATCATGAGCGCCATTGACTTTACCCTTGAGGTTGACAAGGTTGAGGATCCTAAAGGTGATCGAGTGAAGATCACCATGTGCGGAAAGTTTCTCCCTTATAAAAAGTGGTGA
- a CDS encoding formate/nitrite transporter family protein: MDYVLPNELVDGMIAAGGKKSSVSVKDLLLRGFYSGAILGLAVILALTVGITVKAPFVGSLLFPFGFASIVLFGMELVTGNFALLPMATWAGRCTWGATFRNWTWVWIGNWIGTAVVALIMAISLTSGTMDGAADNVGAPIWDLVAQKIMALNKINVEKKYEALGSMGFFLAFLRGVVANWLVCLGVTMALVSKSVPGKILACWLPITAFQSMGMEHIVVNQFLHTAGPILGSGVPYTKVIFWNFLPVTLGNIVGGMVFIGMLFYSTHRTTMDNVLPKEHDEKLERELAAELGAR; this comes from the coding sequence ATGGATTACGTTCTCCCCAATGAACTTGTCGACGGCATGATTGCCGCCGGCGGCAAAAAGTCGAGCGTCAGCGTCAAAGATCTGCTGCTGCGTGGTTTTTATTCAGGCGCCATCCTTGGTTTGGCAGTGATCCTGGCACTCACCGTTGGCATCACCGTGAAGGCGCCCTTTGTCGGCTCCTTGCTGTTTCCCTTCGGCTTCGCCAGCATCGTGCTCTTCGGCATGGAACTGGTCACCGGTAATTTCGCTCTGCTGCCCATGGCCACCTGGGCCGGTCGCTGCACTTGGGGAGCCACATTCCGCAACTGGACTTGGGTGTGGATCGGTAACTGGATCGGTACTGCTGTCGTCGCACTGATCATGGCGATCAGCCTGACCAGCGGGACCATGGATGGAGCAGCCGATAATGTCGGCGCGCCGATCTGGGACCTTGTGGCTCAGAAAATCATGGCTCTCAATAAGATCAACGTTGAGAAAAAGTATGAAGCACTGGGAAGCATGGGCTTCTTCCTGGCGTTCCTTCGCGGCGTGGTTGCCAACTGGCTTGTATGCCTCGGCGTCACCATGGCACTGGTCAGCAAAAGCGTTCCAGGAAAGATCCTGGCCTGCTGGCTTCCAATCACTGCGTTCCAATCGATGGGAATGGAACACATCGTGGTGAATCAGTTTCTGCACACAGCGGGACCAATCCTTGGCTCTGGCGTTCCTTACACCAAGGTGATCTTCTGGAACTTCCTTCCCGTCACTCTTGGTAACATCGTGGGAGGCATGGTGTTCATCGGCATGCTCTTCTACAGCACCCACCGCACCACCATGGACAACGTGCTTCCGAAGGAACACGATGAGAAACTGGAGCGCGAACTCGCAGCAGAACTGGGAGCGCGCTGA
- the cobA gene encoding uroporphyrinogen-III C-methyltransferase has protein sequence MTAADRSGIVYLVGAGPGDPELLTLKAHRLLQSCDALVYDSLVPREVLDLVPEHCERHFVGKRRGHHSVPQPSTNAVLVELSARHACVVRLKGGDPFLFGRGGEEAAHLVKHGVRVEVVPGVTAGIAAPAYAGIPVTHRRAGSSVTFVTGHEEIDKRRPSVNWRSLASASDGLVVYMGLHNLPRIADELMAGGLSPDTPVAVIQQGTVAGQRCLQAMLSEIAERVRQEQFASPSIVVVGDVVKEQISACAPEPAAVTMPIPF, from the coding sequence GTGACCGCTGCTGACCGTTCTGGAATTGTCTATCTCGTTGGTGCTGGTCCGGGAGACCCCGAGCTGCTCACGCTGAAGGCGCACCGTCTACTGCAATCCTGTGATGCGTTGGTGTACGACTCGCTCGTGCCACGGGAGGTTCTGGATCTTGTGCCAGAACACTGTGAACGTCACTTCGTGGGGAAGCGGAGGGGTCACCACTCCGTCCCGCAGCCGAGTACGAATGCCGTGCTGGTGGAGCTGTCGGCACGTCACGCCTGTGTGGTTCGCCTCAAAGGTGGGGACCCTTTCCTCTTCGGTCGGGGTGGCGAGGAAGCGGCGCATCTCGTCAAACATGGCGTGCGGGTGGAGGTCGTGCCTGGTGTGACCGCTGGGATTGCTGCACCGGCCTATGCGGGTATTCCCGTCACCCATCGGCGCGCAGGGTCTTCGGTCACGTTCGTGACGGGCCACGAAGAGATTGACAAGCGACGCCCGTCGGTGAACTGGCGTTCCCTGGCGTCTGCGAGTGATGGTCTCGTGGTCTACATGGGGCTTCATAACCTGCCGCGCATCGCTGATGAGCTGATGGCTGGTGGGCTCAGTCCCGACACTCCTGTCGCCGTGATTCAACAGGGAACCGTGGCCGGACAGCGTTGTCTTCAGGCCATGCTGTCGGAGATCGCAGAGCGGGTGCGCCAGGAACAGTTCGCGTCCCCGTCCATCGTGGTGGTCGGCGATGTGGTGAAGGAGCAGATCAGCGCCTGTGCTCCCGAGCCTGCGGCCGTCACGATGCCAATCCCCTTTTAA
- a CDS encoding GNAT family N-acetyltransferase, which translates to MALRPIRSTDASLLREIFADAIESQAPGLYTPDQIRAWTSLAWLPGVLDRLFRDGDGWISGEGAAFAMRQPQDRLALLYCRGRASRQGHGTALVKRIECDARADGLAHIHAEASLLSRPLLERCGWRFLRHETFTVAGVPFEHYRMERQLHS; encoded by the coding sequence ATGGCTTTGCGACCCATTCGTTCCACGGATGCCTCTTTGCTTCGAGAGATCTTTGCGGACGCTATTGAGAGCCAGGCCCCAGGCCTGTACACACCAGATCAAATCAGAGCTTGGACGTCTCTGGCCTGGCTTCCTGGAGTGCTGGATCGTTTGTTTCGAGACGGTGACGGTTGGATCAGCGGAGAGGGTGCGGCTTTTGCCATGCGTCAGCCGCAGGACCGGCTGGCTTTGCTGTATTGCCGCGGGCGGGCGTCACGCCAGGGCCATGGCACGGCACTTGTGAAAAGGATTGAGTGCGATGCCCGTGCCGATGGGCTGGCGCACATTCACGCAGAGGCGAGTCTGTTGAGTCGTCCCTTGTTGGAGCGATGTGGCTGGCGGTTTCTGAGGCACGAGACCTTCACGGTCGCAGGCGTGCCATTCGAGCATTACCGGATGGAAAGGCAGCTGCACAGCTGA
- the moaB gene encoding molybdenum cofactor biosynthesis protein B has protein sequence MPCRIRVLSIALLTISDSRTLATDPSGDRLQERLVNAGHQLCCRELCADDRYRVRATVSQWIADPIVDVVITSGGTGLTGRDGSPEAISPLLDKHMEGFGELFRVLSFESIGTSTLQSRCLAGVANGTFVFVLPGSLDAVTTAWDRLIAAQLNPETRPCNLAQIRTRLKESSDHPA, from the coding sequence ATGCCCTGCAGAATCCGCGTGCTGTCCATCGCCCTGTTGACGATCTCAGACAGCCGAACTCTTGCAACGGATCCAAGCGGAGACCGACTGCAGGAACGTCTGGTGAACGCAGGCCATCAACTGTGTTGCCGTGAGCTCTGTGCTGACGACCGTTATCGGGTCAGAGCAACGGTGAGCCAGTGGATCGCTGATCCGATCGTGGATGTGGTGATCACCTCCGGTGGCACAGGGCTCACGGGACGGGATGGGAGCCCGGAAGCGATCAGCCCGCTTCTGGACAAACACATGGAAGGCTTTGGCGAACTCTTCCGTGTGCTCTCATTTGAATCCATCGGAACCAGCACACTGCAGAGCCGCTGTCTCGCTGGGGTCGCCAACGGTACGTTTGTGTTCGTGTTGCCGGGATCCCTGGATGCCGTCACCACAGCCTGGGACCGACTGATCGCAGCGCAGCTCAATCCGGAAACTCGACCCTGCAACCTGGCGCAGATCCGGACGCGCCTGAAAGAATCATCCGACCATCCAGCCTGA
- a CDS encoding MoaD/ThiS family protein, with the protein MGEMRVSGACTVQVLLFASLRDRAGWSSRPFTLSSQTGCTARDIWQLLDLGAWPNGVRVAVNQSFVSEHHPLAEGDELAFLPPFTGG; encoded by the coding sequence ATGGGTGAGATGCGAGTCAGTGGTGCGTGCACGGTTCAGGTGCTGCTCTTTGCGTCTTTGCGTGACAGGGCCGGCTGGTCGAGCCGACCGTTCACCCTTTCATCGCAGACGGGGTGCACAGCACGCGACATCTGGCAGCTTCTCGATCTCGGTGCTTGGCCTAATGGTGTGCGTGTCGCCGTCAATCAGAGCTTCGTCTCCGAGCATCATCCGCTCGCGGAGGGAGACGAGCTGGCGTTTCTTCCCCCATTCACGGGAGGTTGA
- the moaC gene encoding cyclic pyranopterin monophosphate synthase MoaC, which yields MSERLTHLTENGEVRMVDVGDRAVTKRTATAVGELLMLTSTLEAVLNGTTPKGDVFAVARIAGIQGAKKTAELIPLCHPLPISGLTVEIKPAQELPGLRVQATCSTTGQTGVEMEAITAVSTALITLYDMLKSVDPGMSIRQIHLLEKDGGRHGHWKR from the coding sequence ATGTCTGAGCGACTCACGCACCTCACCGAAAACGGTGAGGTGCGCATGGTGGATGTCGGCGACAGAGCCGTCACCAAACGCACGGCGACCGCAGTTGGCGAACTGCTAATGCTCACTTCAACGTTGGAGGCCGTCCTCAACGGCACCACTCCGAAGGGGGATGTTTTTGCGGTGGCCCGCATCGCTGGCATTCAAGGGGCAAAGAAAACAGCTGAGTTGATTCCTCTCTGTCATCCACTTCCGATTAGTGGACTGACGGTGGAGATCAAACCTGCCCAGGAGTTACCTGGACTGCGTGTCCAGGCCACGTGCAGCACCACAGGGCAGACCGGTGTGGAGATGGAGGCAATCACAGCGGTCTCAACCGCGCTGATCACCCTCTACGACATGTTGAAGTCGGTGGATCCAGGCATGTCAATCCGACAGATTCACTTGCTCGAGAAAGACGGGGGTCGCCATGGCCACTGGAAGCGCTGA